TGGACCTGCTCTGCGGTGATTAGAACATTGCCGCCGATTGCGCGTGCGATGGCCTGGCGGTTATGCTTTATATGCGTATCTGCATCCCCCAGTCCGGCACTGACATTTAAACTATCAAAAGGGGCGGGACTGCATCCAAAATGGCGCGTGAAGACGCCATGCCGGAGATCAGAAAATTGCGCCAGGTTTTCAAATTGGTAAAATGATGCCCCATTGTTATGATTTAAAATCACAAATCCGTCTCCATTTTCAATCAGCAACCAGCTCACAGAATTGTGCCGTTCACGTTATCGGAGTTGAACCGCAAATGGTTTAACAACTGTGGCACAATGGGCACTTGAAAATCCCTGCCGTTTTTTCACCCTTGATAGCGGGCACCAGGGATTCCTATTTACGGCAGGCCGGAAATCAGGCTTTGCCGTCTGCGGGCCAGCAGTTCAGCATAAAGGGTGTCGCTGTGGGGCCCATTAAAAAAATCGATTGGCGGTTAACAAAAACGGTTAACGATTTTCTCAATAATGGTGCTGGTTGACACATCCTTAACCAACGGCACCCGCACCACACGGCCGCCTCTGGCTTTGACAATATCGGCACCGATGATCTCATCTGCGTCCCAGTCCGCACCTTTGACGAGTATATTCGGCTGAAGCAGTTGAATTAAGCTAAGTGGATCGGGATCGTCAAAATAAGTGATATAATTTACAACTGTCAGGCTAGCCAGGATTTCCGCTCTATGTTCCTGTGCAATGATTGGCCGTTGATGCCCTTTAATTGATTTGACGGATCGATCTGAATTTAGCCCCACCACAAGCAGGTCGCCCGCGTTGCGCGCAGCGGTCAGATAGCGGACATGACCGACATGCAAAATATCAAAACACCCGTTGGTAAAAACCACCTTTTTGCCGGTTTTTTGGAAACCTTCCAGTATGTCGGCCAACGGCCCAGCTTCCATTATTTTTGATTGGCTGCCCATCACGGGTCTGAAGTCCTTTTTTAGCTATTTTTCTGTCAAACAAACAATGGCATGCCAAATATTCATAACGCCCAATTGATATTAAATCAATTGGGAATCTAAACGGCGCGCGCCAGTGTTAGGACATCGACGTTTTCAGCACCTGATTGCAACAGCAAACGGGCGCATTCATTGACGGTGGCTCCGGTGGTATAAACATCATCGACCAACAATACTGTCTTGCCTGCTATGATCTCTGACCGCTGCACACTAAAGGCGCCCTCGATGTTTTCCTTACGCTCAGAGCGGCCGAGTCCGGTTTGGGGTACAGTTTTCTTATTTCTCAGCAACACATCCGTTCGCAGGCGTTTGCACAAATCGGCCGATATTTTTACGGTTGACATCTTTTGCCATTGATCGAGCATCAAATGCGCTTGATTGAAGCCGCGGCGCCGGAATTTTTGGTGATGCAGGGGTACCGGCAAAATGAGATCGATGGATTCAGGGTGCCAATACCGCAAAAAAGTGTACAGCAACAAAGCGCCAAAAGGCCCTGCCAGCTGTGTCTTGCCGGTATATTTGAATCGCTGAATCATCACCATCGATTGCGCGTCATAGGCGATGGCCGCCCGCGCCATCCGAAATTTATGAGGCTGCATCATACAGTCGCTGCAAAAGGCGTTGTCGGCTTGCGGCTGATTGAACATCATCCCACAATGCTTGCAAAAAGGTTCGGAAATGGCCGCTACTGCATTCAGGCAGCTCTGGCAACAGAGTGCCGTCAGCCATCGCTGCGCATAGAACAGCACATCCCGCTGTTGGGAAATTGCGGACTCGCTTACGGGATCAGTCGCCGCGGATTGGAAAAGGTGGCCGCACATTAGACATTTTGGCGGAAAGATCGCATCCAGGAAAATATTCTTTATGGATGTCAACCAATGCGGTGCTGCCGTTTTAGCGCTAGAATTTTGTTGCACGCTCGCAAGTTCTCCTGCACGGTTTGGCCAACCATTATGAATGTTGATCAACCCAGCGCTGTCGGTAAGATTCATACATGGCGATGGCCCCGGCCACCGAAGCATTCAACGAACCGATAGTTGTGCGCTGGGGAATGGAAATCAGAAAGTCGCATTTCTTTCTCACCAAAGATCTCAAGCCTCTTTCCTCACCACCGATCACAAGTCCGAGCGCCCCTGTCATTGGAGCGCTAAAGAGCGATTGCGTGGCGCTTGGGTCCAGTCCCACAATCCACACATCGCGTTCTTTGAGGGATTCTATACAACGCACCACATTATTCACCTGAGCCACCTGCATGTGCTCCAGGGCGCCACTGGAAATTTTGCATACCGCTGGTGATGGATACGCAGAGCGATCCTTCGGAATAATAACGCCATCAACACCGACACAAAGCGCTGTTCGAATAATAGCGCCCAAATTATGCGGGTCTAAAATATGGTCCAACAATAGCAAAAATGGTGGATGCCCGGTTGATATAGCAGATTTAAGGATTTCAGCGACCTCGACCAGCGGATACGGTTTTACGCTGGCCGCAACGCCCTGATGAGAGGCATTTCCAGCTAAGGTTTGCAGTTTGGGCAGGCTGAGCTTTTTTATGGGGAGTTTTTTGCGTTCGGCCAACAACCGAACATGTTCAATGCGCTTATTCGCGGTTTTCTCGGCAATAAAAATTTCGTGAAAAGTGCGGCGGCCCGCTTTCAATGCCTCACAAACCGGATGGAAACCATAAAGAATTTCTTCCTTCACATCAGCAACTGTCCTTTGAGCACGTAATAATCCTCAGCGTTAAGAAGAATCAGGCCTGTATCCCGGCGCCTTGTCATCGGGTTACCTGAAGAAAAATGAGGTGGCCCTAAACCGGCTTACGATAGATTTCTATGACGGATATCAAATCTTCAAGGGCCACTGAAAGCTGTTCATTTACGATGACATGGTGGTACATGTCTTGCTGGGCCATTTCGTTTTCAGCCTGCCCCATGCGGACTGCAATCGTTTCCACACTGTCGGTTCCCCTCTTTTCTAAACGCTGCCGCAGCACCTCCAACGATGGCGGCCGGATAAAAATGGCGACACATTGGCTGTAACGTTCAAGCAGCTGGCGGGTTCCCTGCACATCCAGATCTAGCAGAATATCTTTTCCAGCACGCAGGCCTTCATCGATAAAATCTGCCGAAGTCCCATAATAATTGTCGTAAACCAAAGCCCATTCAGCCCAGCGACCCGTATCGATGCGATGTTTGAATTCTTCCCGATCGATGAAATGATAGTCAATACCTTCTTGTTCACTCTTACGGGGATGCCGCGATGTATACGACACCGAATAACGCATATCTGGGAATTGTTTGTGCACCTGCCGACAAAGAGTTGTCTTACCGGTACCGGATGGCGCTGAAATGATAAACAGATGCGGCGATGGTGAAGGCATATAAGCGGATATCCCCCGACTTTAAATGGTGTGTATCGGTATTAAGACGCGCTGTTCAAGGATTTTATGTTGAGTGACCCCAAAACAGCTATTGTTGGCACACGCGGGTCTGGCTATCTGCCCTGTTTTTTGTGAATGGTTGCCAAGCGTCACACAAGCTCTTTGAGCGTCGCGTAGCGTTGAGATACGGTTTCTGCTTGAATTGCTGACAGAACAACATGATTGCTGTCCATAACAATTATGGAACGCGTTCTGCGACCATGCGTGGCGTCAATCAGACGCTTTTCTTCTTTGGCCTCATCTTTGAGGCGTTTCATGGGGGCGGAATTGGGCGATACGATCGCAACGACGCGATCTGCGACCACCGAACTGCCAAACCCAATGTTTAATAACGTCTGGTCCATGTTACCTCCAGGTTTAATCCAGCCGATCAAGAAAAATCAAGAGCGGTCTTCACATTTTCTGAAGCGCTGACGCGCTGATAAAACGAAAAAAATAAAACAATCTATCGCGCAGGTTTAATTTGAGGCTATTGGCTTACCATTGCCCGAAGTTATTCTATGTTCTGTATTTGCTCTCTGATTTTTTCAAGCTCCGATTTAACATCAATAATTAAATGGGAGATGGCGGCATTGCCGATCTTGGAACCCATGGTATTAAACTCTCGATTAAGCTCCTGCAGCAAAAAATTTAATTTCCGACCCGCAGGCTCCTGGGCCTGCAGAATTTGATCGAATTGGCTCATGTGACTGGCTGCTCGGGTCAGTTCTTCGGAAATATCGCTTCGATCGGCTAAAATGGCAGCTTCCTGAGCAATCCGTGCTGGATCGAGTTCAACAATGTCTTGCGTTAAAGCCGAAATTCGCTCTTTGAGTCTTTGCTGATACTGCCCAAAAAGATTTTCAGAGCCTTTCTTGATGCGCTTTAGACAATCATTGATAAAAATAAGTCGTTGTTTAAGATCGGCTTCAATAAAATCACCTTCTTTGCACCGCATGGCCTCAAGATCATCAAGCGCCGGGACAATGCACGCTTTGACCACTGGCCAAATTATTTCGTCGTCTTGCAGTTTTTCAACCGGCTTAATGATACCGCCCGCATTGAGCAATGTGTCCAATGTTATATCATTTTTTAACTCAAATTTACTTTTTAATTCCTCAAAAATGGCCATTAAAGCATCGGCTCTGGCGTCATCAATTTCAAGGGCAGTGGCTTCCGTTGTGTGATCCTCGATATGTAGCCGCATCTCAAGTCTCCCGCGGGCGATGCGGGCGGTAATCAGATCTTTAATTTTATCCTCCAGCAATTGGTAAGGTGGCGGAACCCTTAGAAAGATATCGAGGTGCCGGCTGTTGTAAGATCGGATTTCAACCGTTGCTGATAAATCGTCATTTGTCTTTTCAACTGTGGCAAAAGCGGTCATACTTTTAATCATAATGATTGCCTATCTCCGTTGCTTTTAAAAACGGGTTGTCGGCTGTTTTACTAAAACTGCAAACTTTGTCAAGGCAACCAACCGGGATGCACGTGAAACCGATAGAAGTTATGCAACCGATTGAAATTGCAAAATTTCAGACATTGGCGCGTCGATCCCATAAATACTTGTTGCGAACCTTTTCAAGAAAATTGAGCATGTTGCTTGCGACATAATCCGGATAGGTCCATGGCAGCCGCTGAAAGCGACCCTTTTGAAAGATAAGGGTTAAATCTGCATAAACACCGTCACCAATGTATATGCGATGACTAAAATTCTTGCCGGATGCCAATACAAGTCTTTCGGACAGCATATAACCCGGATCAATATTAACACGACGTTGCCCGTCATGTGAATAGGCTAGCTCAATTTGGTGGGTCGCTATTTTTATGCTGACCAGGTCCTGCTGTTGAATCAGTGACGCAAATGAATATACCCGTCTGTGTAAAGGAGATCCCATTTCAGACTCGTAGTATCGGGTACAATTGAACGACATCCAGGGACTGACCAAATCGATTTGACCAAATTGAGATTTGAATTCCGGTATCAGCTTTTCACTAACTTTAAGTTCGCCCGTAAAAATTCCGATGATCAATTTTGCCGGCTGGGGCAATTGCAGTACACTCATCTTTTCACAGATATTCGTTATCGGTTATTCGTTATTCGCAACAACTGTATCAATCGGACAAATGGCTCAAATTCGAATAACGAATAACAAATAACAATTAACCGTCGGCATTTGTTTGCACAAATGCCTCAACGGCTTGCACAATTCGTCCAAAACAATACCAGTGTCACTCTCCATCAAGCGGTTTGGCCTCATCAATCAGCATAATCGGAATGTCGTCCTTAATCTCGTAAAGCAGTCTGCAGTGATCACATATCAGTCCATCTTGGTTATCGTTGAGGTGAATGTCGCCCTTGCATTTCGGACAGGCTAATATTTCTAATAATTCTTGGCTAATGGCCATAAAGCGCTCCTCTTATTCAGCATTTAATAGATTCAAAACAGCATAACATGAAAAAATGATATTTGAAATCCAAGCTGCGATGATCGGTGGCAGTAATCCGCCATAACCGAGAGAAAGGCAAAAACTGTGAAGTACCCAATACAGAAATATCATCAGCGCACCATAGGCAATACTCACAGACGGCCCCTCCCGGCCTTTACGTTTAACGGCAATCCCGATGCCAATAATGCACACGATTATCGATAAAATAGGCAGCGCAAAACGAGCATGCAGGTCGACCCTAAACGTTGTGGCATCATATCCTTCAGATTCGACTTCACGAATATAGGAAAATAGCTCGGCAACATTCATCTCTTCGGACTTTGTAAACACACGCTTAAGATCCTCTGGTAGAATTTCGATATCTGCTTCCTGCTCAGGATAAAACTGCACGGCATAAGTCTCGGTTTCTTTATTCAGCGTTTGTACCATAACTTCGGAAAATACCCACGTGTCATTTTTATACACACCGCTGGTAGCATCGATTCTTTTTGAAAGTCTAAATTTGTCATCAAAATAATTCAATGTAACTCCGGAAATTCTATTATGGCGAGGGTTAAAAAATTTAATAAAGTATATGGCCCGGTTTCCTTTAATCCAAATATTTTTTTGGCGCGTTGCCAAAACCGGCTTTTTTTTAACTTCACTCAGCCAAATTCTGTTGGCCTTGCTAATGGTTATCGGCACAACGATTTCGGATAATAAAAAAAGGCCCGTACTGATAAATATGGCGATGACCATAACTGCTCTCAATAAAAAATAGATACTGACACCACCGCTTTTGAGAGCAATGATTTCATTGTGCTTGTTCATCAAGCCAAATGCAACTAAAACCGCCAAAAGAATGCCAATGGGAGTTATTTGAACAATAATCTGGGGTAGCTTTAACTGCAGGTAACGGATTAATCGCGAAATCGATAATCCGGCTTCCATGAAGTTATCGGCCTTGTTGAAAAATTCGACAATGATATACAATCCCAAAACGACAGCCAACACAATGACAAAGCACTTGAGAATCTCTTTTAGTAAATAACGGTCTAATATCGTCATGGGATGAGACATTCCCTTTGGTGAAGACTACGGTTTCCACCTTGATATCAAATTTTGCAGCCAGCGATAGATAATGTCGAGCTTAAGCGAGCGTTCATTTGCTGTTCGAATGAGAAAATACACGCCCAATCCACCGATGATAACATTGGGAAGCCACATGCCGATCTGAGGTGGAAAAGCGCCTGTTTCCCCATAAACTTTGCCCATAGACATCAGCAAGTTATAAACCAAAAAAATGAGAAGGCCCAAAACAAGGCCAAATGACCGTTTGGCCGACCTGGCCTGTACACCCAGTGAAACGGCAATAAGTCCCAGTGCAAAGCAACCGAACGGAAGGGAAAGTCGCCGGTGCAGTTCCAGCAGCAAACTAAAATATCGTTCGTCCTTTCTGTCTGCGTCACGGACAGATCGACGCAATTCACCAAACCCCATTTCCTTTGGCCGTTTTGGTTTTGCCTTTTT
The Desulfobacterales bacterium DNA segment above includes these coding regions:
- the lptG gene encoding LPS export ABC transporter permease LptG yields the protein MTILDRYLLKEILKCFVIVLAVVLGLYIIVEFFNKADNFMEAGLSISRLIRYLQLKLPQIIVQITPIGILLAVLVAFGLMNKHNEIIALKSGGVSIYFLLRAVMVIAIFISTGLFLLSEIVVPITISKANRIWLSEVKKKPVLATRQKNIWIKGNRAIYFIKFFNPRHNRISGVTLNYFDDKFRLSKRIDATSGVYKNDTWVFSEVMVQTLNKETETYAVQFYPEQEADIEILPEDLKRVFTKSEEMNVAELFSYIREVESEGYDATTFRVDLHARFALPILSIIVCIIGIGIAVKRKGREGPSVSIAYGALMIFLYWVLHSFCLSLGYGGLLPPIIAAWISNIIFSCYAVLNLLNAE
- the rlmB gene encoding 23S rRNA (guanosine(2251)-2'-O)-methyltransferase RlmB, whose product is MKEEILYGFHPVCEALKAGRRTFHEIFIAEKTANKRIEHVRLLAERKKLPIKKLSLPKLQTLAGNASHQGVAASVKPYPLVEVAEILKSAISTGHPPFLLLLDHILDPHNLGAIIRTALCVGVDGVIIPKDRSAYPSPAVCKISSGALEHMQVAQVNNVVRCIESLKERDVWIVGLDPSATQSLFSAPMTGALGLVIGGEERGLRSLVRKKCDFLISIPQRTTIGSLNASVAGAIAMYESYRQRWVDQHS
- the gmk gene encoding guanylate kinase; this encodes MPSPSPHLFIISAPSGTGKTTLCRQVHKQFPDMRYSVSYTSRHPRKSEQEGIDYHFIDREEFKHRIDTGRWAEWALVYDNYYGTSADFIDEGLRAGKDILLDLDVQGTRQLLERYSQCVAIFIRPPSLEVLRQRLEKRGTDSVETIAVRMGQAENEMAQQDMYHHVIVNEQLSVALEDLISVIEIYRKPV
- a CDS encoding ComF family protein gives rise to the protein MQQNSSAKTAAPHWLTSIKNIFLDAIFPPKCLMCGHLFQSAATDPVSESAISQQRDVLFYAQRWLTALCCQSCLNAVAAISEPFCKHCGMMFNQPQADNAFCSDCMMQPHKFRMARAAIAYDAQSMVMIQRFKYTGKTQLAGPFGALLLYTFLRYWHPESIDLILPVPLHHQKFRRRGFNQAHLMLDQWQKMSTVKISADLCKRLRTDVLLRNKKTVPQTGLGRSERKENIEGAFSVQRSEIIAGKTVLLVDDVYTTGATVNECARLLLQSGAENVDVLTLARAV
- the rfaE2 gene encoding D-glycero-beta-D-manno-heptose 1-phosphate adenylyltransferase, whose translation is MGSQSKIMEAGPLADILEGFQKTGKKVVFTNGCFDILHVGHVRYLTAARNAGDLLVVGLNSDRSVKSIKGHQRPIIAQEHRAEILASLTVVNYITYFDDPDPLSLIQLLQPNILVKGADWDADEIIGADIVKARGGRVVRVPLVKDVSTSTIIEKIVNRFC
- a CDS encoding YicC/YloC family endoribonuclease, whose translation is MIKSMTAFATVEKTNDDLSATVEIRSYNSRHLDIFLRVPPPYQLLEDKIKDLITARIARGRLEMRLHIEDHTTEATALEIDDARADALMAIFEELKSKFELKNDITLDTLLNAGGIIKPVEKLQDDEIIWPVVKACIVPALDDLEAMRCKEGDFIEADLKQRLIFINDCLKRIKKGSENLFGQYQQRLKERISALTQDIVELDPARIAQEAAILADRSDISEELTRAASHMSQFDQILQAQEPAGRKLNFLLQELNREFNTMGSKIGNAAISHLIIDVKSELEKIREQIQNIE
- a CDS encoding DUF370 domain-containing protein, with product MDQTLLNIGFGSSVVADRVVAIVSPNSAPMKRLKDEAKEEKRLIDATHGRRTRSIIVMDSNHVVLSAIQAETVSQRYATLKELV
- a CDS encoding DUF4416 family protein, with protein sequence MSVLQLPQPAKLIIGIFTGELKVSEKLIPEFKSQFGQIDLVSPWMSFNCTRYYESEMGSPLHRRVYSFASLIQQQDLVSIKIATHQIELAYSHDGQRRVNIDPGYMLSERLVLASGKNFSHRIYIGDGVYADLTLIFQKGRFQRLPWTYPDYVASNMLNFLEKVRNKYLWDRRANV
- a CDS encoding Trm112 family protein, producing MAISQELLEILACPKCKGDIHLNDNQDGLICDHCRLLYEIKDDIPIMLIDEAKPLDGE